In Athalia rosae chromosome 6, iyAthRosa1.1, whole genome shotgun sequence, one DNA window encodes the following:
- the LOC105688860 gene encoding kinesin-like protein KIF3A, with translation MEGNGENAAELGEIENVRVVVRVRPLNGKELDGHCKNITQVDSLNAEIMVENPHAAHGEPPKLFSFDAVFDTDSTQVDIYNETARPIVDKVLQGYNGTILAYGQTGTGKTYTMSGAKTSPQLRGIIPNTFAHIFGHIAKADEHQKFLVRATYLEIYNEEVRDLLGKDQNTRLEVKERPDIGVFVKDLSGYVVNNADDLDRIMTLGNKNRVVGATAMNVSSSRSHAIFTITVESSQLGEDGEQHVKMGKLHLVDLAGSERQSKTKATGVRLREATKINLSLSTLGNVISALVDGQSSHVPYRNSKLTRLLQDSLGGNSKTLMCANISPADMNYDETISTLRYANRAKNIKNRARINEDPKDALLRQFQVEIEELRKQLEDNGTVVSESDGETEDSDENSDTRRERKTRHRQSQILSMDQLEDGEVESREKMDNAERNDKSPDDKDVIELKRTQSEKEALREKMQNLQNKILVGGENLLEKAEAQEQLLAASAIELDQRKSREEQLKKAIEEKEAERIDFEEKYSSLQEEAAGKTKKLGRVYTMLMSAKAELSDLQQEHQREMEDLLEGVRGIGRELQLQELVLNNYIPIQYQTMIERYVHWNEDIGEWQLKCVAYTGNNMRKAQATPSIGINKDQPQPDLSNIYLSYNAAAESSLTQPKKLRGRSGVPRPTTAHRRPPR, from the exons ATGGAAGGAAACGGA GAAAATGCTGCGGAACTGGGAGAGATTGAAAATGTGCGCGTAGTCGTACGAGTACGACCGCTAAATGGAAAGGAGTTGGACGGTCACTGTAAAAATATAACTCAAGTCGACTCTCTGAATGCTGAAATAATGGTCGAAAACCCACACGCAGCCCACGGAGAGCCAcccaaattattttcttttgatgCAGTTTTTGACACAGATTCAACACAGGTCGATATATACAATGAAACAGCTCGTCCTATTGTTGACAAAGTTCTACAAGGTTACAACGGGACTATATTAGCTTATGGTCAAACTGGCACTGGCAAGACTTACACGATGTCTGGTGCTAAGACTTCACCTCAGCTTCGTGGCATTATTCCAAATACCTTTGCCCATATTTTTGGACACATTGCTAAAGCTGATGAACACCAGAAGTTCCTCGTTCGTGCAACATATTTAGAGATTTATAACGAAGAAGTTAGAGACTTGTTAGGAAAAGATCAAAATACTCGATTAGAAGTTAAAGAAAGACCAGACATTGGTGTATTTGTAAAGGATCTTAGCGGATATGTGGTCAATAATGCCGATGACTTGGATCGAATCATGACTCttggaaacaaaaatc GTGTTGTGGGAGCAACCGCTATGAATGTTTCCAGTTCCAGATCGCATGCTATATTTACAATAACTGTTGAATCCAGCCAACTGGGTGAGGATGGAGAACAGCATGTGAAAATGGGAAAACTTCATCTTGTTGATCTAGCG GGTTCAGAAAGGCAAAGTAAAACCAAAGCTACTGGTGTTCGACTAAGGGAGGCGACGAAAATAAATCTATCTTTGTCTACTTTGGGAAACGTTATATCGGCACTGGTTGATGGGCAGAGTTCTCATGTGCCATAccggaattctaaattaaCGAGATTGTTGCAAGATTCACTGGGTGGCAATTCTAAGACATTGATG tgTGCAAATATAAGTCCTGCAGATATGAACTACGACGAAACTATAAGTACACTGAGATACGCTAATCGTgctaaaaatattaaaaaccgAGCTAGGATCAACGAGGATCCAAAAGACGCATTACTCCGTCAGTTCCAAGTGGAAATTGAAGAGCTTCGTAAACAACTGGAAGATAATGGTACGGTCGTTTCTGAGTCTGATGGAGAAACGGAAGATTCTGATGAAAATTCTGATACcagaagagagaggaaaacgaGACATAGGCAGAGTCAAATTCTGTCGATGGATCAGCTCGAAGATGGAGAAGTAGAGTCCagagaaaaaatggacaaCGCCGAACGAAATGATAAAAGTCCAGATGATAAAGATGTTATAGAGCTCAAGAGAACCCA aagCGAGAAAGAAgcattaagagaaaaaatgcagaatttacaaaataaaatcttgGTTGGGGGTGAGAATTTGTTAGAAAAAGCCGAAGCTCAAGAGCAATTGCTTGCCGCATCTGCCATTGAATTAGATCAACGCAAAAGTCGGGAAGAACAGCTGAAGAAAgctatcgaagaaaaagaagctgaACGCATTGATTTTGAAGAGAAATACTCGTCCCTGCAAGAAGAGGCAGCTGGAAAGACTAAGAAATTAGGTAGAGTTTACACAATGCTTATGTCGGCCAAAGCAGAGCTCTCCGACTTACAGCAAGAGCATCAACGTGAAATGGAGGACCTTTTGGAAGGTGTGCGAGGAATCGGACGTGAACTACAACTTCAGGAGCTTGTCCTCAACAATTACATACCAATTCAATACCAG acAATGATAGAACGATACGTTCATTGGAACGAAGACATCGGTGAATGGCAACTGAAATGTGTAGCATACACAGGTAATAATATGCGAAAAGCGCAAGCAACCCCTTCTATTGGGATAAACAAAGAT CAACCACAGCCTGACCTGTCCAACATCTATCTTTCATACAACGCCGCAGCAGAAAGCAGTCTCACTCAACCAAAAAAACTGAGAGGACGTTCCGGTGTTCCAAGGCCTACAACTGCTCACCGGCGCCCACCTCGTTAA